From the Chrysemys picta bellii isolate R12L10 unplaced genomic scaffold, ASM1138683v2 scaf945, whole genome shotgun sequence genome, one window contains:
- the LOC135979516 gene encoding E3 ubiquitin-protein ligase ZNRF1-like, with translation MGGKQSTAARSRGPFPGVSTDDSAVPPPGGAPHFGHYRAGGGAMGLRSRSVSSVAGMGMDPSAAGGVPFGLYAAAARAAGDPERAPGGGGGGSGADSTYAHGNGYQETGGGRHGDGMLYLGPRASLADALPLHIAPRWFSAHSGESRGRRGDGGAVGLSSGIGLPTGSPGSSCLGTGNRKGGYSVGFLVYVRKRGPAGAHWGAEGHIGVTWKGADCSHAF, from the coding sequence ATGGGTGGCAAGCAGAGTACCGCGGCCCGCTCGCGGGGGCCCTTTCCGGGGGTCTCCACCGACGACAGTGCCGTGCCCCCGCCCGGGGGTGCGCCCCACTTCGGTCACTACCGGGCCGGCGGCGGCGCCATGGGGCTGCGCAGCCGCTCCGTCAGCTCGGTGGCTGGCATGGGCATGGACCCGAGCGCGGCCGGCGGGGTCCCCTTCGGCCTCTACGCCGCGGCTGCCCGGGCGGCGGGCGACCCCGAACGGGccccgggcggcggcggcggcggctcggGCGCAGACTCCACCTACGCCCATGGCAATGGTTACCAGGAGACGGGAGGCGGTCGCCATGGAGACGGGATGCTGTACCTGGGCCCGCGAGCCTCGCTAGCCGACGCGCTGCCCCTGCACATCGCGCCCCGCTGGTTCAGCGCGCACAGTGGTGAGTCCCGTGGCCGGCGGGGAGACGGGGGCGCGGTCGGGCTGAGTTCGGGGATCGGGCTTCCTACGGGCTCCCCGGGCTCCTCCTGCCTCGGCACTGGAAACCGGAAGGGGGGTTATTCAGTTGGCTTTCTGGTTTATGTAAGGAAACGGGGGCCCGCTGGAGCTCACTGGGGGGCCGAGGGGCACATTGGAGTTACCTGGAAAGGAGCAGATTGCAGCCACGCTTTTTAA